Proteins encoded together in one Felis catus isolate Fca126 chromosome B3, F.catus_Fca126_mat1.0, whole genome shotgun sequence window:
- the LOC111560765 gene encoding uncharacterized protein LOC111560765 — translation MPSRTPHLIQPDSSLIFILRIQDASRASRMCYVTVVNLGHFHPRAGPFHTPAFRGDVHPTPTPSMRFRSWDWVPDPRPCVCPPAVGTGPVVAQGPSQPGGAWRTVRKQMVLECGGAPLQGRGGESRLGRGAGYYSHTEMCQVPPESPGQGERPAARWAPRPPACRASWLGRKACGGGARREGGQPARASGLPPSAPPALLSQSPLYRLVSLRVPASRAPGPALSWGSRAPPPGKSGPAGRRTGDGTHHPPTGLSRAVTGLQSSSCRLV, via the exons ATGCCGAGCCGGACTCCCCACCTCATCCAGCCTGATTCTTCCCTCATTTTTATCCTCCGAATTCAGGACGCATCCCGTGCTAGCAGGATGTGCTATGTGACCGTTGTGAATTTAGGCCATTTTCACCCCAGAGCTGGCCCCTTCCACACTCCGGCCTTCCGTGGGGACGTCCATCCCACCCCCACGCCCTCCATGCGATTCCGCAGCTGGGACTGGGTCCCCGACCCCAGACCATGTGTCTGCCCACCCGCCGTGGGTACTGGTCCCGTGGTGGCCCAGGGACCCTCTCAGCCAGGGGGAGCCTGGCGGACTGTGCGGAAGCAGATGGTGCTGGAATGTGGTGGGGCTCCcctccagggcaggggaggagagagcaggctTGGACGCGGGGCTGGGTATTATTCCCACACCGAGATGTGCCAGGTGCCTCCTGAGAGCCCTGGGCAGGGCGAGCGGCCTGCAGCCAGATGGGCCCCGAGGCCACCAGCCTGCCGCGCGTCCTGGCTGGGGAGGAAGGCATGCGGCGGAGGGGCCCGGAGGGAGGGTGGACAGCCGGCCCGAGCATCtggtctccctccctccgcccctcctgcACTGTTATCTCAAAGCCCTCTTTACAGACTCGTGTCCCTGAGGGTCCCGGCATCTCGTGCCCCAGGCCCAGCACTAAGCTGGGGTTCCCGGGCCCCACCGCCCGGGAAGTCTGGTCCCGCAGGCAGACGCACTGGAGATGGGACACACCATCCACCGACAG GGCTGTCCCGTGCCGTCACTGGTCTACAGTCTTCCTCATGCCGCCTGGTGTGA